A genomic stretch from Bradyrhizobium quebecense includes:
- a CDS encoding DUF2783 domain-containing protein — protein MALSTSSNFVSPDDAFRAIVEAHRGLTESQSADLDAALVLVLANHIGDLDVLREAIALAKLRTLDASQQQQQQQQ, from the coding sequence ATGGCTCTGTCGACGAGTTCGAACTTCGTCAGTCCCGACGACGCCTTCCGCGCCATCGTCGAGGCGCATCGCGGCCTCACAGAGTCGCAGAGCGCCGATCTCGATGCCGCCCTGGTGCTGGTGCTCGCCAACCATATCGGCGATCTCGACGTGCTGCGGGAGGCGATCGCGCTGGCGAAGCTGCGCACGCTGGATGCGAGCCAGCAGCAACAACAGCAACAACAATAG
- a CDS encoding MBL fold metallo-hydrolase: MAKGFASTTDLAEKKVTFSEIGTDLYAFTAEGDPNTAVIVGDDGCLVFDAQATPAMANKVIERVKAVTDKPIKYVVLSHYHAVRVLGASAYHAQGIVASQETYRLIQERGQQDWDSEYGRFPRLFQDAASIPGLTWPTLTFEGEMSIYLGKREVRLMQLGAGHTSGDIVAWVPDAEVMFSGDLIEYHSACYCGDAHLREWPMTLNEIRAFNPKAIAPGRGDALKGFETGRDAIAMTRDFVTTLYGAAESSVAKGRSLKESMAATREVMDPKFSKFAIYEHCLPFNVSRAYDEASGIDDPVIWTDKRDQEMWAALQGGS; encoded by the coding sequence ATGGCCAAAGGTTTTGCATCGACCACGGATCTCGCGGAGAAGAAGGTCACCTTCTCCGAGATCGGCACCGATCTCTACGCCTTCACCGCCGAGGGCGATCCCAACACCGCTGTCATCGTCGGTGACGATGGCTGCCTGGTGTTCGACGCGCAGGCGACGCCGGCGATGGCGAACAAGGTGATCGAGCGGGTCAAGGCCGTGACCGACAAGCCGATCAAATATGTCGTGCTGTCGCACTATCATGCGGTGCGCGTGCTTGGCGCCTCGGCCTATCACGCACAGGGCATCGTCGCCTCGCAGGAGACCTATCGCCTGATCCAGGAGCGCGGCCAGCAGGACTGGGATTCCGAATATGGCCGCTTCCCACGGCTGTTTCAGGATGCCGCGAGCATTCCCGGCCTGACCTGGCCGACGCTGACCTTCGAAGGCGAAATGTCGATCTATCTCGGCAAGCGCGAGGTGCGGCTGATGCAGCTCGGCGCCGGCCACACCTCGGGCGATATCGTCGCCTGGGTGCCGGATGCCGAGGTGATGTTCTCCGGCGACCTGATCGAGTATCACTCGGCCTGCTATTGCGGCGATGCGCATTTGCGCGAATGGCCGATGACCTTGAACGAAATCCGCGCCTTCAATCCGAAGGCGATCGCGCCGGGCCGCGGCGATGCGCTGAAGGGTTTCGAGACCGGACGCGATGCGATCGCGATGACCCGCGATTTCGTCACCACGCTCTATGGCGCCGCCGAATCGTCTGTTGCCAAGGGCCGCAGCTTGAAGGAATCGATGGCGGCGACGCGCGAGGTGATGGACCCGAAATTCTCGAAGTTTGCGATCTACGAACACTGCCTGCCGTTCAACGTTTCGCGTGCCTACGACGAGGCGTCCGGGATCGACGATCCCGTGATCTGGACCGACAAGCGCGACCAGGAAATGTGGGCCGCCCTGCAAGGAGGATCATGA
- a CDS encoding efflux RND transporter periplasmic adaptor subunit encodes MNFSQYLKPALGTVVFLALAIAYYAFEHRSHPEEKETPGQALVVVTKSTNACFSDMVRVTGFIVPRREAQVNVDQDGSKVSDVLVREGDTVTENQELARLTPPPQQAAQGNAKPIVLRAPAAGLVTEVRTAPGAPASPQAPPMFKISVNNEIELDAEVPGFQLLKLNPGANVRISRDDAPDIVGKVRQISPQIDRATQLGHVRITINNNPTLKVGMFARANIDAKRSCGVAVPRTAIDRLTLQVVKGNTVETRRVRVGLTSDTSTEILEGLDVGEIVVADAGTSLHDGDQIKTMFADELDRTRSR; translated from the coding sequence ATGAATTTCTCCCAGTACCTCAAGCCTGCGCTCGGCACGGTGGTGTTCCTCGCGCTGGCGATCGCCTATTACGCGTTCGAGCACCGCTCCCATCCGGAGGAGAAGGAGACGCCGGGCCAGGCGCTGGTCGTGGTGACGAAGTCGACCAATGCCTGCTTCTCCGACATGGTCCGCGTCACCGGCTTCATCGTGCCGCGCCGCGAGGCGCAGGTGAATGTCGACCAGGACGGCTCCAAGGTCTCCGACGTGCTGGTCCGCGAGGGTGACACCGTGACCGAGAACCAGGAACTGGCGCGGTTGACCCCGCCGCCGCAGCAGGCGGCGCAGGGCAATGCCAAGCCGATCGTGCTGCGCGCGCCGGCGGCCGGCCTCGTCACCGAGGTGCGCACCGCGCCCGGCGCTCCGGCCTCGCCGCAGGCTCCGCCGATGTTCAAGATCTCCGTCAACAACGAGATCGAGCTCGACGCCGAGGTGCCGGGCTTCCAGCTCCTAAAGCTCAATCCCGGCGCCAATGTCCGGATCAGCCGCGACGACGCGCCCGACATCGTCGGCAAGGTCCGCCAGATCTCGCCGCAGATCGATCGCGCCACCCAGCTCGGGCATGTCCGCATCACCATCAACAACAATCCGACGCTGAAGGTCGGCATGTTCGCGCGCGCCAATATCGACGCCAAGCGCTCCTGCGGCGTTGCCGTGCCGCGCACCGCGATCGACCGCCTGACCCTGCAGGTCGTGAAGGGCAACACGGTCGAGACCCGCAGGGTGCGCGTCGGGCTGACCTCCGACACTTCGACCGAAATCCTTGAAGGCCTCGACGTCGGCGAAATCGTCGTGGCCGATGCTGGCACCTCGCTGCATGACGGCGACCAGATCAAGACCATGTTCGCCGACGAACTCGATCGCACGCGATCACGCTAA
- a CDS encoding N-acyl homoserine lactonase family protein, which produces MGNAYEIYALRYATMSPRTPHLNFLVPDPHDTTAQDLDYFVWLIRGHGRDILVDTGFNAEEAKARARKLTLNPVDALAGFGVSADAIRDVIVTHLHYDHAGNLDRFPNAKFHLQEREMSYATGRCMCNGMLRHPFSIEHVTQMVRHVYGERVTFHSGDGEIAPGVTVHRVGGHSDGLQVVRVETARGPVVLASDAAHYYANLHKRSPFPIVYNVGDMAQGWETVERLAGHPDRFIPGHDPIVSEIYPRASDKVDAFALHLAPSHLQHVKKRQKEEAI; this is translated from the coding sequence ATGGGAAACGCCTACGAAATCTACGCCCTGCGCTATGCGACGATGTCGCCGCGCACGCCCCACCTCAATTTCCTGGTGCCCGATCCGCACGACACCACGGCGCAGGATCTCGATTATTTCGTCTGGCTGATCCGCGGCCACGGCCGCGACATCCTGGTCGACACCGGCTTCAACGCCGAGGAGGCCAAGGCGCGCGCCCGCAAGCTGACGCTCAACCCGGTCGATGCGCTGGCCGGCTTCGGTGTCAGCGCCGATGCGATCCGCGACGTCATCGTCACCCATCTGCATTATGACCACGCCGGCAATCTGGATCGCTTCCCGAATGCCAAATTCCATCTGCAGGAACGCGAGATGAGCTACGCGACCGGCCGCTGCATGTGCAACGGCATGCTGCGCCATCCGTTCTCCATTGAACATGTCACGCAGATGGTACGCCATGTCTACGGCGAGCGCGTCACCTTCCATTCCGGCGACGGGGAGATCGCGCCCGGCGTCACCGTGCATCGCGTCGGCGGTCATTCCGACGGCCTGCAGGTGGTGCGGGTCGAGACCGCGCGCGGCCCGGTCGTGCTGGCGTCGGACGCCGCGCATTATTATGCGAACCTGCACAAGCGGAGCCCGTTCCCGATCGTCTACAATGTCGGCGACATGGCGCAGGGCTGGGAGACCGTCGAGCGGCTTGCCGGTCATCCCGACCGCTTCATCCCGGGCCACGATCCGATCGTCAGCGAGATCTATCCGCGCGCCAGCGACAAGGTCGATGCGTTCGCATTGCATCTGGCGCCATCGCATCTGCAACACGTCAAGAAACGTCAAAAAGAAGAAGCGATATGA
- a CDS encoding NAD(P)-dependent oxidoreductase, translating to MTEYKTLGFIGLGVMGEPICRNLVKKSGKRVVVFDLATEPLQRLRADGADVAETVADVIKQSDVLFLCLPSAKHVRAVFEGDGILKNVRSGQVVVDLGTSSVSQTRDFAGQLQAKGAAWADAPIARTRQAAQDGTLSVMVGAVPVLYAAIEPLIRCFATDVTNCGDVGAGQVTKILNNMVLFETVNALAEAVAVAKHNGVDPKLLLETLSKGSADSFALRNHGMKAIVPGLFPERAFSTEYALKDLSYALELAADAGIRIRGAELIGTVLQEAIDKGSKDNYFPVIAKHIDRA from the coding sequence ATGACTGAATACAAGACCCTCGGATTCATCGGCCTCGGCGTGATGGGTGAGCCGATTTGCCGCAACCTAGTCAAGAAGAGCGGCAAGCGCGTCGTGGTGTTCGACCTCGCGACTGAGCCGCTGCAACGGCTACGCGCTGATGGCGCCGATGTGGCTGAAACGGTCGCCGACGTCATCAAGCAGAGCGATGTGCTGTTCCTCTGCCTGCCGAGCGCCAAACACGTGCGCGCGGTGTTCGAGGGCGACGGCATTCTGAAGAACGTCAGAAGCGGCCAGGTCGTGGTCGATCTCGGCACGTCCTCGGTCAGCCAGACCCGCGACTTTGCCGGCCAGTTGCAGGCGAAGGGTGCGGCCTGGGCCGACGCGCCGATCGCACGCACCCGGCAAGCGGCGCAGGACGGCACGCTCAGCGTGATGGTCGGTGCGGTGCCCGTGCTCTACGCCGCGATCGAGCCCTTGATCCGCTGCTTTGCCACCGACGTCACCAATTGCGGCGACGTCGGCGCGGGGCAGGTGACCAAGATCCTCAACAACATGGTGCTGTTCGAGACCGTGAACGCGCTGGCCGAGGCTGTCGCGGTGGCGAAGCACAATGGCGTCGATCCAAAGCTGTTGCTGGAAACCCTGTCGAAGGGCTCGGCCGACAGCTTTGCGCTGCGCAACCACGGCATGAAGGCGATCGTGCCCGGCCTGTTTCCGGAGCGCGCGTTCTCGACCGAATATGCGTTGAAGGATCTGTCCTACGCGCTGGAACTCGCCGCCGACGCCGGCATCAGGATCCGCGGCGCGGAGCTGATCGGCACGGTGCTGCAGGAGGCGATCGACAAGGGATCGAAGGATAATTATTTCCCGGTGATCGCGAAACATATCGATCGGGCGTAG
- a CDS encoding MarR family winged helix-turn-helix transcriptional regulator produces MARTSASQPPMRPRGAVEADARDNVAPTKKRLDLFHFMPFRLNRLAAEVSSALSSEYQERYGLDIPEWRVLATLGFRSDPCSAQYIAHCTRTHKSTISRAVSALMEREIVERVENADDRREFRLRLTKKGQVLYEELIPRLLRKEQEILSCLSAQERRDLARLLGKVETSLELVQTSEEADAKDVY; encoded by the coding sequence TTGGCCAGGACCTCTGCAAGCCAGCCTCCGATGCGGCCACGCGGCGCCGTGGAAGCGGACGCGCGCGACAATGTCGCGCCAACCAAGAAGCGCCTCGATCTCTTCCACTTCATGCCGTTCCGCCTGAACCGGCTGGCGGCCGAGGTGTCCTCGGCGCTGTCGAGCGAATACCAGGAGCGGTACGGCCTCGACATTCCGGAATGGCGCGTGCTCGCGACGCTGGGCTTCCGCAGCGATCCCTGCAGCGCGCAATACATCGCGCATTGCACCCGCACGCACAAATCCACCATCAGCCGCGCGGTCTCGGCGCTGATGGAGCGCGAGATCGTCGAGCGCGTCGAGAACGCCGACGACCGCCGCGAATTCCGCCTGCGCCTGACGAAGAAGGGCCAGGTACTCTACGAAGAGCTGATCCCGCGCCTGCTGCGCAAGGAGCAGGAGATCCTGTCTTGCCTGTCCGCACAGGAGCGCCGCGATCTCGCCCGCCTGCTCGGCAAGGTCGAGACCAGCCTCGAGCTGGTGCAGACCAGCGAAGAGGCCGACGCCAAGGACGTGTACTAA
- a CDS encoding FAD-dependent oxidoreductase: protein MAQANTAQAKTQFGYRRHLDQERSGTNVAEHPVVVVGAGPVGLSLAIDLAQRGQRVLLLDDADRIGEGSRAICFSKRSLEFWDRLGVGDRMVEKGVVWSVGKIFHGASQLYQFNLLPEEGHKRPAFINLQQFYAEAYLVDRVEQLPEIDLRWRNKVIALESRNDGVALTIATPEGTYQVHASFVVACDGARSSLRQMVGADFAGQVFEDQFLIADVKMTAAFPTERWFWFDPPFHAGRSALLHKQPDDIWRIDLQLNPDADPVAEKQPENVRPRIERMLGHDKFEFEWISLYKFQCRRMARFIHGRVIFAGDSAHQVSPFGARGANSGLEDAENLAWKLDRVLRRLSPEGLLETYHIERSAAADENIRESTRSTDFMAPVTKQEARLRQAVLSLAKDTEFGKRMVNGGRLSVPSVYDTPLSTSDRDDWRGGPRPGASMLDAPVTEQGGSSYLTDVFIRQGTRFTLLEFGNGAAADVPDGVGTIRVGGEGGLVDAQGLAGKRYDAEPGTAYLLRPDGYVAARFRNVTRPALDAALARAAGLN, encoded by the coding sequence ATGGCACAAGCCAATACGGCACAGGCCAAAACCCAGTTCGGCTATCGCCGTCATCTCGACCAGGAGCGGTCGGGCACCAACGTCGCGGAGCATCCGGTCGTGGTGGTCGGCGCCGGACCGGTGGGATTGTCGCTCGCGATCGATCTCGCGCAGCGCGGCCAGCGCGTGCTGCTGCTCGACGATGCCGACCGGATCGGCGAGGGTTCCCGCGCGATCTGCTTCTCGAAACGCTCGCTGGAATTCTGGGATCGCCTCGGTGTCGGCGACCGCATGGTCGAGAAGGGCGTGGTGTGGAGCGTCGGCAAGATCTTCCACGGCGCCTCGCAGCTCTACCAGTTCAATTTGCTTCCCGAGGAAGGTCACAAGCGGCCCGCCTTCATCAACCTGCAGCAGTTCTATGCCGAGGCCTATCTGGTCGACCGGGTCGAGCAGCTGCCTGAAATCGATCTGCGCTGGCGCAACAAGGTGATCGCGCTGGAGAGCCGCAACGATGGCGTTGCGTTGACCATCGCGACCCCGGAAGGCACGTATCAGGTGCACGCGTCGTTTGTCGTCGCCTGCGACGGCGCCCGGTCCTCGCTGCGGCAGATGGTCGGTGCGGACTTTGCGGGGCAGGTGTTCGAGGACCAGTTCCTGATCGCCGACGTCAAGATGACCGCGGCATTCCCGACCGAGCGCTGGTTCTGGTTCGATCCGCCGTTCCACGCTGGACGCTCGGCGCTGCTGCACAAGCAGCCGGACGACATCTGGCGGATCGACCTGCAGCTCAATCCGGATGCCGATCCGGTGGCCGAGAAGCAGCCCGAGAATGTCCGGCCGCGGATCGAGCGCATGCTCGGGCACGACAAGTTCGAGTTCGAATGGATCTCGCTCTACAAGTTCCAGTGCCGCCGGATGGCCAGGTTTATCCATGGCCGCGTGATCTTTGCCGGCGATTCCGCGCACCAGGTCTCGCCGTTCGGTGCGCGCGGCGCCAATTCCGGGCTCGAGGATGCCGAGAATCTGGCGTGGAAGCTCGATCGCGTGTTGCGCCGGCTGTCGCCGGAAGGCCTGCTCGAGACCTATCACATCGAGCGCAGTGCGGCGGCGGATGAGAACATCCGCGAATCCACCCGCTCGACCGATTTCATGGCGCCGGTGACGAAACAGGAGGCGCGGCTGCGCCAGGCGGTGCTGTCGCTCGCCAAGGATACCGAGTTCGGCAAACGCATGGTCAATGGCGGCCGGCTGTCGGTGCCGTCGGTCTACGACACGCCGCTGTCGACCAGCGATCGCGACGACTGGCGCGGCGGCCCGCGGCCGGGCGCCTCGATGCTGGATGCGCCGGTGACCGAGCAGGGCGGTTCCAGCTATCTGACCGACGTTTTCATCAGGCAGGGAACGCGTTTCACGCTGCTGGAGTTTGGCAATGGCGCGGCTGCCGATGTGCCTGACGGCGTCGGCACGATCCGGGTCGGTGGCGAGGGCGGGCTGGTCGACGCGCAAGGCCTTGCCGGCAAGCGCTACGATGCCGAGCCCGGTACCGCCTATCTGCTGCGGCCGGACGGCTATGTCGCGGCACGCTTCCGCAACGTCACGCGGCCGGCACTCGATGCGGCGCTGGCGCGCGCAGCCGGCCTGAACTGA
- a CDS encoding caspase family protein, with amino-acid sequence MKIRLALLATLIFSIASPTLSVAAGDRFALVIGNAKYPDADAPLKEPVNDARDVADELKRDGFTVEVGENLTGDGMRRAFDRLYGKIKPGSVALIFFSGYGIQSNRQSYMIPIDAQIWAEADVRRDGFSLETVLGEINSRGAGVKIALVDASRRNPFERRFRSFSAGLAPVIAPNGTLVMYSAALSSVVSDNGSDRSLFVRELLKEIRTPDLMAEETLNRTRVGVTRASRQEQVPWISSSLAEDFSFSPAGGAVPGGATGPSNAAPAPAASPSLEVATAPPVSPPPAPPAAPVATPKPTPTPPAAAAPTPPPAPPKPAVATAPAAPPPPPKAPEIALPPPAPPPPVVIQPTPAPSNSPVLADDPTIKGLNERLDKNPDDAAALYRRGQVFASKGAYDLAVKDFTDSLRLNPKDVEAYNNRCWVRTVIGDLQAALKDCNEALRLRPNFVDALDSRGLMNLKGGQNKNAIADFDAALKINPRLTSSLYGRGLAKKRNGAVAEGDLDIANAKAMDPNIVKEFADYGVQ; translated from the coding sequence ATGAAAATCCGCCTTGCCTTGCTCGCCACGCTGATTTTTTCAATCGCGTCGCCCACCCTGTCCGTCGCTGCCGGCGATCGTTTCGCGCTGGTCATCGGCAACGCCAAATATCCCGACGCCGACGCACCGCTGAAGGAGCCGGTCAACGACGCGCGTGACGTCGCCGATGAGCTCAAGCGCGACGGCTTCACCGTCGAGGTCGGCGAGAACCTGACGGGCGACGGCATGCGGCGCGCCTTCGATCGGCTCTATGGCAAGATCAAGCCGGGCTCGGTCGCGCTGATCTTCTTCTCGGGTTACGGCATCCAGTCGAACCGGCAGAGCTACATGATCCCGATCGATGCCCAGATCTGGGCCGAGGCCGACGTCCGCCGCGACGGCTTCAGCCTCGAGACCGTGCTCGGCGAGATCAACAGCCGCGGTGCCGGGGTCAAGATCGCCCTGGTCGACGCCTCGCGGCGCAACCCGTTCGAGCGCCGTTTCCGCAGCTTCTCGGCGGGGCTCGCCCCGGTGATCGCACCCAACGGGACGTTGGTGATGTATTCGGCCGCGCTCTCGTCGGTGGTCTCGGACAATGGCAGCGACCGCAGCCTGTTCGTGCGGGAACTGCTGAAGGAGATCCGCACCCCCGACCTGATGGCTGAGGAAACGCTGAACCGCACCCGCGTCGGCGTCACCCGCGCCTCACGGCAGGAACAGGTGCCGTGGATCTCGTCGTCGCTGGCCGAGGATTTCTCGTTCAGTCCAGCCGGCGGAGCCGTTCCAGGCGGCGCAACGGGACCGTCGAACGCCGCGCCCGCGCCTGCCGCATCACCGTCGCTCGAGGTGGCAACGGCACCGCCGGTCTCGCCTCCACCGGCTCCGCCAGCCGCGCCCGTTGCAACGCCGAAGCCGACACCAACGCCCCCAGCCGCGGCGGCGCCGACGCCACCGCCGGCGCCGCCGAAGCCAGCCGTCGCGACAGCGCCCGCCGCACCCCCACCTCCCCCAAAAGCGCCCGAGATCGCGCTGCCGCCACCCGCGCCTCCGCCGCCGGTGGTGATCCAGCCCACGCCGGCCCCGAGCAATTCGCCCGTGCTCGCGGATGATCCGACGATCAAGGGCCTGAACGAAAGGCTCGACAAGAACCCGGATGACGCGGCTGCGCTGTATCGCCGCGGCCAGGTCTTTGCCAGCAAGGGCGCCTACGACCTCGCGGTGAAGGATTTCACCGATTCGCTGCGGCTGAACCCGAAGGATGTCGAGGCCTATAACAATCGCTGCTGGGTCCGCACCGTGATCGGCGACCTGCAGGCGGCCCTGAAGGACTGCAACGAGGCGCTGCGGCTGCGCCCGAATTTCGTCGATGCGCTCGACAGCCGCGGGCTGATGAACCTGAAGGGCGGGCAGAACAAGAACGCCATCGCCGATTTCGACGCCGCACTGAAGATCAACCCGCGGCTGACCTCGTCGCTGTACGGGCGCGGCCTTGCCAAGAAGCGCAATGGCGCGGTCGCGGAAGGCGATCTCGACATCGCCAACGCCAAGGCGATGGACCCGAACATCGTCAAGGAATTCGCCGACTACGGCGTACAGTGA
- the hmgA gene encoding homogentisate 1,2-dioxygenase, whose protein sequence is MNINTSPDQIVRSSGQVTPGYMSGFGNSFETEALPGALPMGRNSPQRCAYGLYAEQLSGSPFTAPRGTNERSWLYRIRPSVRHSGRFAKADAGLWRTAPCHEYDMPIAQLRWDPAPIPKQDMTFLQGVQTMTTAGDANTQAGMAAHIYLITKSMVDQHFYNADGEMMFVLQQGNLRLVTEFGRIDAEPGEIVVIPRGVKFRVEIPNGPARGYLCENYGGAFTLPERGPIGANCLANSRDFLTPVASYEDKDTPTELYVKWGGALFKTTLPHSPIDVVAWHGNYAPYKYDLRTFSPVGAIAFDHPDPSIFTVLTSPSETAGTANIDFVIFPERWMVADNTFRPPWYHMNIMSEFMGLIYGVYDAKPQGFVPGGISLHNMMLPHGPDREAFEHASNGELKPVKLTGTMAFMFETRYPQRVTQHAATSTTLQDDYADCWKGLEKKFDPNKP, encoded by the coding sequence ATGAACATCAATACCTCGCCTGATCAGATCGTTCGCAGCTCGGGGCAAGTCACGCCGGGCTACATGTCCGGCTTCGGCAACAGTTTCGAGACCGAGGCACTCCCCGGCGCGCTGCCGATGGGGCGCAACTCGCCGCAGCGCTGCGCCTACGGGCTCTATGCCGAACAGCTTTCCGGCTCGCCGTTCACGGCGCCGCGCGGCACCAATGAACGCTCCTGGCTCTACCGCATCCGTCCGTCGGTGCGGCATTCCGGCCGCTTCGCCAAGGCGGATGCCGGGCTGTGGCGCACCGCGCCGTGTCACGAATACGACATGCCGATCGCGCAGCTGCGCTGGGACCCGGCGCCGATCCCGAAGCAGGACATGACCTTCCTGCAGGGCGTGCAGACCATGACCACGGCCGGTGATGCCAATACGCAAGCCGGCATGGCGGCGCACATCTATCTGATCACCAAATCGATGGTCGATCAGCATTTCTACAATGCCGATGGCGAGATGATGTTCGTGCTGCAGCAGGGCAATCTGCGCCTCGTCACCGAGTTCGGCCGCATCGATGCCGAACCGGGCGAGATCGTGGTGATCCCGCGCGGCGTCAAATTCCGCGTCGAGATTCCGAATGGCCCGGCGCGCGGCTATCTCTGCGAGAACTACGGCGGCGCCTTCACGCTGCCGGAGCGCGGCCCGATCGGCGCCAATTGCCTGGCCAATTCGCGCGACTTCCTGACGCCGGTGGCTAGCTACGAGGACAAAGACACCCCGACCGAGCTCTACGTGAAGTGGGGCGGCGCGCTGTTCAAGACCACGTTGCCGCATTCGCCGATCGACGTCGTCGCCTGGCACGGCAATTATGCGCCGTACAAATACGATTTGCGCACTTTCTCGCCGGTCGGCGCGATCGCGTTCGATCATCCGGATCCGTCGATCTTCACGGTGCTGACCTCGCCGTCGGAGACGGCCGGCACCGCGAACATCGACTTCGTGATCTTCCCGGAACGCTGGATGGTGGCCGACAACACCTTCCGTCCGCCGTGGTACCACATGAACATCATGTCCGAGTTCATGGGTCTGATCTACGGCGTCTACGACGCCAAGCCGCAAGGCTTCGTGCCCGGCGGCATCTCGCTGCACAACATGATGCTGCCGCATGGCCCTGATCGTGAAGCCTTCGAGCATGCCAGCAATGGCGAGCTCAAGCCCGTGAAGCTGACCGGCACCATGGCCTTCATGTTCGAGACGCGCTACCCACAGCGGGTCACGCAGCATGCCGCGACCTCGACGACGCTGCAGGACGACTACGCGGATTGCTGGAAGGGGTTGGAGAAGAAGTTCGACCCGAACAAGCCGTGA
- a CDS encoding OmpA family protein: protein MFKPSARAALLSIVTVGAVLSFGMAAARAGDVTEDQIIKALTPEKKPLTRGLSAGPQTSPGLSADQAKFVQSVRGRATRSLSSTEREEIATIVQDKPKIDLEINFDYNSADISAKSLASVQALGRALTNQDLKGSTFVVAGHTDAAGGEDYNQGLSERRADAIKRYLVDKYGINGTDLVTVGYGKSKLKDPSHPMADVNRRVQVVNMENKDTAAK, encoded by the coding sequence ATGTTCAAACCGTCGGCAAGGGCCGCGCTCCTTTCAATCGTGACCGTCGGCGCCGTGCTGTCGTTCGGCATGGCGGCCGCCCGCGCTGGTGACGTCACCGAGGATCAGATCATCAAGGCACTGACGCCCGAGAAGAAGCCGCTGACCCGCGGCCTCTCGGCCGGCCCGCAGACCTCGCCCGGACTGAGCGCCGACCAGGCCAAATTCGTACAGAGCGTCCGTGGCCGCGCCACCCGCTCGCTGTCTTCGACCGAGCGCGAGGAAATCGCGACCATCGTCCAGGACAAGCCGAAGATCGATCTCGAGATCAACTTCGACTACAACTCCGCCGACATCAGCGCGAAGTCGCTGGCCTCGGTGCAGGCGCTCGGCCGCGCTTTGACCAATCAGGACCTGAAGGGCTCGACCTTCGTGGTCGCCGGCCACACCGACGCCGCAGGCGGCGAGGACTACAATCAGGGCCTCTCGGAGCGCCGCGCCGACGCCATCAAACGCTATCTGGTCGACAAATATGGCATCAACGGCACCGATCTCGTCACCGTCGGCTATGGCAAGAGCAAGCTGAAGGACCCGAGCCACCCGATGGCGGACGTCAACCGGCGCGTGCAGGTTGTGAACATGGAAAACAAGGACACCGCCGCCAAGTGA